The DNA window GAGGGCTTGAGCCGCCGCAGGAGGTGCTCGTCGATCTCCTCATCCGTGGACAACAGGAGAACCTGCCGCCCAGCATTCGGGAAGTACCGGTCCACGAGGTGCTCGCGGTGCCGACTATCCAGACGCCCCAATGGGGTGTCGATGACGGTGGGCAGGCGGTTGCCAGCTACCTTCGCCAGTCCCCACAGCAGGGAGATCGCAAGGAGCTGCCGTTCACCCGCGCTGAGTCGGGCGGGATCGATGGGCTCCTCGTCACGGTTGGTCAGCGCGAGCGTGAACTTGTCGGTGTCGATCCTCAGGTCCTTGACCAGCCCGCTCTTGCGCATCAAGGTCTGGAAGCTCCGCAGGACCGCTACTTCCAGGCTGCTGATGTGCTTCCTCAACAGGGCCGAGCCGAACTTCTCCAGGGTGGCTCGGGCCTTCTCGGCGTAGGTGACGACGCGCTGGAGCTCTTCCTCGCGGATGAACGTCCGGGCCCGCTTGTCCCGTGCACGTTGGAGATCCGCTTCAAGACGCTCGTGGCGACCCCGGGCCTCCTCCACTAGTTCTGTGGCGTGCTCGACGGCAGCGCGGGCGACGATCACATTTTCCGCAGCCTTCTGGCGGGCGTCGATGAGGGCCTTGATCTGCTGCTCGTCAGGAACCGCCGCCAGCTGACGATCGGCCTGCTCCAGCTCGTGCACCGTCTTTTGGGCGGCTGCCAGGAGTTCACATGCACGCGTCTCGTCTGCTCGCAGCACCTCATCCAGCGCGGACAGCTTCTGTGCGAGGCTACGGGGTAGGTCGAGGTCAACCGTCAGCTCAGCGGCTGATGCGCGCTTCTTCCTATCAGCGGTCAGTTTCTTCTTCAGCGCGGTGCGCACCGCGCCGGGCACGCTGTCGGGCAGTTGGTCGATCAACCATGCATCGCGAGATTCGAGAGTTCCCACGACTTGCCGCGCCTCGTGCGCCTGGTGCTCGCGCACCGACTGCTCGCTCAGTGTGGTGAGCTGATCTCGTACCAGCAGCAGCGGTAGCGCCCCTTCTGCGAGGCCGCGCAGAGCCTTCTGCGTGCCAGCCAGACGGTCCACAGTGTCCTTCTTGGTGGCTTCCAGCCCGAGTCGCTCTTCGAAGAGCCGTCCGCCGGCGCGTTCGAAGTCCCGCTCTATCTTCTCGAGACTTGCCTTCGCGCTGTCATGGAGCGAGGTGACCTGCGCCAGGTCCTGACTCCGGTCCGACATCTCCTGGGCAGCGACCTGTGACCTGGCCTTCAGGTCCTGGATCTGATCGAGGACCCCCTGGTCCTCCTGAGACAGCCGCTGCCGGCGCTGGAGGGCGAGCAGATCGGTCCGCAGCTGCTCGACAGCCCTCACGCCCAGGAGGGACTGGACGGCCGCTTCAATGACGTCCGCGGCCCGCTCGGGGTCGGCGAGCTGCTCGACCTTCTCGCCGTCGAAGAAGAAGAGCGAAGCGACCTCGAGGGGCAGGATCTCCTCGACGTGCTCGGCCCAGTTCTCGCTGATCGTGGCGTCGTACCCACCGTCGACGGTGACGGCGAGGTTCTCCCGCGCGTTCTTGCCGCTGACGGCCCAGGTCCGCGCTACTTCGTACGTGCGGAGGCGTCCTTCCACGGTGATCGAGAACTCCAGCCGCAGCTCAGCACCGCGGGCGGGGTCAGCCGAGCGGTTGATGCTCTCGCGCAGGTACGTGTCGTACGAGCGGTTGCCGCGTCCACTGCACCGGGCGCGAGGTCCGTACAGGACGAGCTGGATCGCATCGAGCAGGGTGGTCTTCCCGCAGCCGTTCAGGCCACCGATCAACACGATCGGACGCTTGGGCTTGACCCTGAGGTCCAGGTGCTGTCGGCCCTGGTAGGCGCCGAAGTCGTGGAGGGTGAGCTTATGCAGGTGCATCTGTGATGGTCTCTTCGTTCAGCGCCAGCTGGGTCGGGTCACTCTCGCGCAGTTCCTTCAGCCTCTTCGCGAACTGCAGCGCGTCGTCCGCGTCCTCGTAGTAGCCCTTCTTGATGGCCTTCTCCAGGGACTCGAACAGGCCGGCCCGTCGGGTCATGGTCCGGTACTGTCGCTCGATCGCGAGGAGCTCGCGGGTCATCGAGAAGTGGATCGGGTCGTCTTCGCAGGCTTCCTTGAGCAGTCCGATCTCCTCCGCCCCCAGGACGAGCTGCTCGTCCAGCGGCAGCCCCGGGAACTTCTCGCCGGTCGCCTCCTCGTAGATGCCAGGCAGCGAGTCCTCGACCTCGTGCTTCTCGAACACCCAGAGCCGGCGGATCTCGTGCAGCTCGGCCATCGAGATCAGTTCGATGCCGCGGACGTGCTCCGGAGCTTTCTTGCGGACCTGCGTCTGGGCGCCGAGGAGCTTGCGCAGCCAGTCCTCGCGCGCGGACTGCTTGTAGGGCCCGGGAATGGTCCGGTCGCCGTCACCGAGCAGCTGGACGTTGCCGTTCATCCGACGGAAGTCCCGCGTCTGGCTCTCGTTGTTGACGTCGTCGAGCTCGTTGCGGAGCTTAAGCAGGGGCCGCATCCACTGCTTCTCGTCGTCGTTGCGGATCATGGCGGTCATCGACTTGTCCTGCTCCACCAGCGTGCACGTCCAGCATCCGAACCGGCTGTCTCCGCACGAGGGTGTGCTGTCGTCGACGACCAGCGGGCACTCGGAGTCATCCGACGCGCCCTGGTACATCGTCAGCAGCTCCTTGTTCTTGTGCCCCCACGGATTGGGGTACTGCATCAAGAACGCCCAGACCTCCTCGGTCGACCACGCCTCGATCGGGCTGTAGACCAGGGAGTTGGGGAGGTTGCCGTTCGGGGAGAGACGGTCTCGGACCCGCCGCTTCTCGTGCCGAGCCATCGCCCGAGCCCGCGCCTGGCTCTCCGTCTTGCGGATGCCCAGTACGAGGATGGCCTCCCCGTGCCGGCGCACGACGCGACGGATGAAACTGTTCGAAGGCTTGATCTTCAGCCGCTCCGTGCACCACCTGAACTTCGGCCGGGGCGCCGGGTAACCCTTGCCGATCAGGCTGACCCAGAAGGTGTCCTTGATCTCCGGCGTGAGCTTGTGCGACTCGATGGGGAGCTGCTGTTCCTGCGCCGCCGTGCGCATGGTGTCCAGCGACTGACCGACCCATGCCGCGACGACGGGGTTCTCGACCAGGGTGTCCGTGCTGATCACGTGAACCGGCTTGGCACGCTGATCAGCCGGCAGGCCCTTCAGCGCGAGCCACACCAGTTGGAGGACGGCGGTGGAGTCCTTGCCGCCGCTGTACCCGATCACCCAGGGGACGTCGTCGGCGACGTAGAGCTCGCGGATCTCGTCCGTCAGTTCAGCGACGACCTCCGCCAGGGGCCTGTCCTGGAACGCCGCCGCCTTCGGGGTGGTCATGAATCTCCTCGCAGGTAGGCGTCTTCGACACGCTGTTCCTCGGCGCTCAGGTCGAGCTTCAGGTGCTGACGCAGATAGTTCACGGTCAATGTCAGGTTTTGGTGGCTCTTGGACACCCGCCCGGCCACGAGTGCCCGCCCCTCCCAGTCGGTGTTGGCGCGCGACCAGTCCACCGAGGACAGGCGTTTGAGCGCTGGGGTCCAGGTCCGTGGTGTCAGCGACTTGCGCAACAGGGAGTTGCCCACCCGTCCGAGCGCATGCAGTGCGATGCCGTGGCTGTGCAGATAGTCGCGACGGACGTCCGACGCCGTTAGTTCCCGGTGCCGCACCAACTTCCACTCCGGGATCACCCCGTCCACCGCGGCCCAGTACGCCTCAGCCAACTCTCGGGACTGGTCCTTGGTGATCTCCAGGCCCTGCAGCAGCGACTGGGTGGCGTAGTACACCGAGCTCAAGGTGAAGAGCTTGCGCGAGCGCTGGGACAGCGTGCTCGACTCCATCTCCACGTGTCCCTTGAACACCGGCGCCCGCATCGCCAGTAGTCGCGCGGTGGTCGCCAGGTCGTCGCGGTGGTCGTACAGCACCCCGATCGAACGCGGTGGGCGTACTGCGTGCCGGTTCAGGTCAGCGAACATCTGCTGACAGCGAGCGAGGCCTGCGTCGTGGAAGAACACCACGGCGATGGTCTCCTCGCCGAGTTCGGGGTTCTCCTTCAGCGCTTGCTCGATCGCGGCACGCCGGTGCTGGCCGTCGTTGATCAGGAACCGGGCGGCCATCGAGATCCGGATCTGTCCGGCGCGCATACCGACGCCGCTGTCCGCGATGCCCTCGAAGCGGATGTCCCCGTCGACGGAGGCGGTCAACGCACTGAAGACGTAGTCCGTGGGGTTGTCGACGATGTAGCGGGTCAGAGCCGGCAAGCGCCCCTTGTTCAAGATCCGTTGAGCGCGCACCTCGGGCGCGAGCTCGTCCTCGTCGAAGAGGAAGATCTTCGGGATGAGCCGCAGCGGACACATGGACACGTAGAACTCGCGCCCCGCCTGGATGCCGCGGATGGCCGGGAAAACGTACTCGAAACCGGCAGACGTGGCCGGCTCGGCAGACTGAGAAGCGACAGAAGATCCCACCCGCTCACGCTATCGTACGTCAGGTAAATGACGTACACGACGTGCGAAATAACGCTCGAAGGTGGTTTGGTTCGATGGTGACGTACCTCGACGCGGCGGCGACGACGCCCGTGGACCAGCGAGTGGCCGATGTCGTCCTGCACTGGATGACCGCGGAGTTCGGCAACGCAGGCAGCCGTCACGAGTACGGCACACGGGCCAAGCGCGCAGTCGAACGGGCGCGTGAGTACCTGGCGGGCACGGTGGGAGCCGAACCAGATGAACTGATCTTCACCAGCGGTGCCACGGAGAGCAACAACATCGCCCTGCTGGGGCTCGCGCCCCACGGCGAGCGGACCGGGCGGCGACACATCATCACCTCCGCCATCGAGCACAAGGCGGTCCTGGAGCCGCTGGAACACCTGGCCGGACGCGGGTTCGAGGTGGACTTCATCAAGCCTGGCCCCTCTGGCAGGGTCGAGGTGGAGGCGGTCATGGAGCGGCTGCGTCCGGACACCCTCCTCGTGTCACTGATGCACG is part of the Peterkaempfera bronchialis genome and encodes:
- the dndD gene encoding DNA sulfur modification protein DndD, translated to MHLHKLTLHDFGAYQGRQHLDLRVKPKRPIVLIGGLNGCGKTTLLDAIQLVLYGPRARCSGRGNRSYDTYLRESINRSADPARGAELRLEFSITVEGRLRTYEVARTWAVSGKNARENLAVTVDGGYDATISENWAEHVEEILPLEVASLFFFDGEKVEQLADPERAADVIEAAVQSLLGVRAVEQLRTDLLALQRRQRLSQEDQGVLDQIQDLKARSQVAAQEMSDRSQDLAQVTSLHDSAKASLEKIERDFERAGGRLFEERLGLEATKKDTVDRLAGTQKALRGLAEGALPLLLVRDQLTTLSEQSVREHQAHEARQVVGTLESRDAWLIDQLPDSVPGAVRTALKKKLTADRKKRASAAELTVDLDLPRSLAQKLSALDEVLRADETRACELLAAAQKTVHELEQADRQLAAVPDEQQIKALIDARQKAAENVIVARAAVEHATELVEEARGRHERLEADLQRARDKRARTFIREEELQRVVTYAEKARATLEKFGSALLRKHISSLEVAVLRSFQTLMRKSGLVKDLRIDTDKFTLALTNRDEEPIDPARLSAGERQLLAISLLWGLAKVAGNRLPTVIDTPLGRLDSRHREHLVDRYFPNAGRQVLLLSTDEEIDEHLLRRLKPSIAHSYVLVHDDTTFTTRVAEGYWWTEGALHAV
- the dndC gene encoding DNA phosphorothioation system sulfurtransferase DndC; this encodes MTTPKAAAFQDRPLAEVVAELTDEIRELYVADDVPWVIGYSGGKDSTAVLQLVWLALKGLPADQRAKPVHVISTDTLVENPVVAAWVGQSLDTMRTAAQEQQLPIESHKLTPEIKDTFWVSLIGKGYPAPRPKFRWCTERLKIKPSNSFIRRVVRRHGEAILVLGIRKTESQARARAMARHEKRRVRDRLSPNGNLPNSLVYSPIEAWSTEEVWAFLMQYPNPWGHKNKELLTMYQGASDDSECPLVVDDSTPSCGDSRFGCWTCTLVEQDKSMTAMIRNDDEKQWMRPLLKLRNELDDVNNESQTRDFRRMNGNVQLLGDGDRTIPGPYKQSAREDWLRKLLGAQTQVRKKAPEHVRGIELISMAELHEIRRLWVFEKHEVEDSLPGIYEEATGEKFPGLPLDEQLVLGAEEIGLLKEACEDDPIHFSMTRELLAIERQYRTMTRRAGLFESLEKAIKKGYYEDADDALQFAKRLKELRESDPTQLALNEETITDAPA
- the dndB gene encoding DNA sulfur modification protein DndB — encoded protein: MGSSVASQSAEPATSAGFEYVFPAIRGIQAGREFYVSMCPLRLIPKIFLFDEDELAPEVRAQRILNKGRLPALTRYIVDNPTDYVFSALTASVDGDIRFEGIADSGVGMRAGQIRISMAARFLINDGQHRRAAIEQALKENPELGEETIAVVFFHDAGLARCQQMFADLNRHAVRPPRSIGVLYDHRDDLATTARLLAMRAPVFKGHVEMESSTLSQRSRKLFTLSSVYYATQSLLQGLEITKDQSRELAEAYWAAVDGVIPEWKLVRHRELTASDVRRDYLHSHGIALHALGRVGNSLLRKSLTPRTWTPALKRLSSVDWSRANTDWEGRALVAGRVSKSHQNLTLTVNYLRQHLKLDLSAEEQRVEDAYLRGDS